From a region of the Mauremys mutica isolate MM-2020 ecotype Southern chromosome 12, ASM2049712v1, whole genome shotgun sequence genome:
- the LOC123345528 gene encoding zinc finger protein RFP-like: MAAENPVESLQKEATCPVFLEYFTEPVILECGHKLCRACISQCWEGYDTAASCPQGRQTVQQGNLRPNRQLANMVEIAKRLSLQAAKGSGGDGVCGKHQEALELFCEEDQTPICVVCDRSRAHRSHKVVPIQKAAQEYKPKIQTQLKTLRAEREKLLGLKVTGEGKSQEYLKQTQTEKQRIVSEFQPLRQFLEEQERLLLAQLKKLDKEIVRIQTENISKLSKQISHLSELISELEGKCQKPASEFLQYVRSTLSRCEKRKLQQPEEISPELGEQVSGFSQKTIALLEALRKFKDTLPSALERKRAEPLGAHRQANVTLDPDTAHPSLVLSEHRKHVRWGDTWQHLPKNPERFDTWPCVLGCEGFTSGRHCWEVEVGGEGGWAVGVARESVGRKGGISHSPEGGIWAVEQWGGLFRALTSPVTPLPLSRAPSRIQVCLDCDRGQVTFIDAGDEALIFTFPLGSVPGERIRPWLRVGVGSRLRLCP; this comes from the exons atggctgcagagaaccctgtggaaagtctccagaaggaagcgacatgtcccgtctttctggagtatttcacagaacctgtcatcctggagtgtgggcacaaactctgccgagcctgcatcagccagtgctgggagggatacgatacagccgcctcctgccctcagggcagacaaactgtgcaacagggaaacctcaggcccaacaggcagctggcaaacatGGTAGAAATCGCCAAGCgactgagtttacaggcagcaaagggaagcGGAGGGGACGGGGTTTGTGGGAAACACCAGGAGGCTCTagaactgttctgtgaagaggatcaaacccccatctgtgtggtgtgCGACAGATCCCGGGCTCACCGCTCTCACAAGGTGGTTCCCATACagaaggctgcccaggagtacaag CCAAAAATCCAGACCCAATTGAAGACTCTGAGGGCAGAgcgagaaaagctgctgggattgaaagtgactggagaggggaaaagccaggagtatctg aaacaaacacaaaccgaaAAGCAGaggattgtgtctgaatttcagccactgcggcagttcctggaggaacaagagcgactcctgctggcccagctgaagaagctggacaaggagattgtgaggatccagaCTGAAAATATCAGTAAACTCTCCAAGCAGATATCCCatctcagtgagctgatcagtgagctggaggggaagtgtcagaagccagcgagtgaattcctgcag TATGTCAgaagcaccttgagcag gtgtgagaAGAGGAAGttgcagcagccagaggagatttctcctgaactgggaGAGCAagtcagtggtttctcccagaaaactaTTGCGCTACTGGAGGCTctgaggaagttcaaag acactctgccgtctgcactggagagaaaaagggCGGAACCACTCGGAGCGcacagacagg cgaatgtgactctggatccagacacggctcatcccagcCTCGTCCTGTCTGAGCATCGGAAACatgtgagatggggagacacatGGCAGCATCTGCCCAagaaccctgagagatttgacacttggccctgtgtgctgggctgtgagggattcacctcggggagacattgctgggaggtggaggtggggggtgagggaggctgggccgtgggggtggccagagagtctgtggggaggaagggagggatcagccatagccctgagggggggatctgggctgtggagcagtgggggggtctgttccgggctctcacctcccctgtgacccccctgcccctgagccgggcccccagcaggatccaggtttgtctggactgtgaccgggggcaggtgacatttatcgatgctggtgacgaggccctgatcttcactttcccgctgggctccgtccctggggagagaatccgaccctggcttcGAGTGGGGGTAGGATCCCggctcagactgtgtccctga